A stretch of Geotrypetes seraphini chromosome 2, aGeoSer1.1, whole genome shotgun sequence DNA encodes these proteins:
- the SLC52A2 gene encoding solute carrier family 52, riboflavin transporter, member 2, whose product MPASLMSRDLVTHILVALFGMGSWVAVNSLWVELPVVVKELPEGWNLPAYLTVLIAFGNLGPIVVTFIHRFAPELLKEQWLIHGIQALSVLAAAFLALFWQQTVLIGGGVHSLPFLLLGFVLAFLCCTSNVTFLPYMYQFPPAFIRTFFIGQGLGALFPCVAALGQGVGQLECRNNSFGNGTEPFYFPEKFTATKFFCFLCALLTISGISFVGLVYWHQKERNMQRVHEQPPESSPHDSLESFPLRDSPCTTTDMKENMEATGKPIVISPFFTWRNIYLLVLLVVSNALTNGVLPSVQTYACLPYGTVAYHLSVVLSNIANPVACFIAMFLMCRSMMVLGFISGMGAVSGTYLLVLATLSPCPPLVGSNAGVSLVVIFWILFLGLFSYLKVVIGTLLHEAGHVALMWCGAAIQAGSLVGALLMFPMVSIYYLFQRTQDCVENCVL is encoded by the exons GTTGGAACTTGCCCGCTTACCTCACCGTTCTGATTGCTTTTGGAAACCTGGGCCCCATCGTAGTCACGTTTATACACAGGTTTGCTCCGGAGTTGCTGAAGGAGCAGTGGTTAATCCATGGAATCCAGGCCCTGAGCGTTCTGGCGGCCGCCTTCCTGGCTCTCTTCTGGCAACAAACAGTGCTCATAGGTGGTGGAGTGCATAGTCTGCCCTTTCTGCTGCTGGGCTTCGTACTGGCGTTTCTTTGCTGCACCTCTAATGTCACTTTCCTACCATACATGTACCAGTTCCCACCAGCCTTCATCCGCACCTTCTTCATTGGGCAAGGTCTCGGTGCACTCTTTCCATGTGTAGCAGCACTGGGCCAGGGAGTTGGCCAGCTGGAGTGCCGAAACAACAGCTTTGGGAATGGCACAGAGCCTTTCTACTTCCCGGAAAAGTTCACTGCCACCAAATTCTTCTGCTTCCTCTGTGCTTTGCTCACGATATCTGGCATTTCTTTTGTGGGACTTGTGTACTGGCACCAGAAGGAGCGAAACATGCAAAGGGTCCACGAGCAGCCACCAGAGAGCTCTCCCCATGATAGCCTGGAGTCCTTCCCTCTGAGGGACAGCCCTTGCACCACCACAGACATGAAAGAGAACATGGAGGCCACTGGAAAGCCCATTGTCATCTCTCCTTTCTTCACGTGGAGGAATATATATCTCTTGGTGCTCTTGGTGGTCTCCAACGCATTGACCAATGGTGTGCTGCCATCCGTGCAGACTTATGCCTGTCTGCCTTATGGGACCGTGGCATACCACCTGTCTGTGGTCCTGAGTAACATTGCTAATCCTGTGGCATGTTTCATTGCCATGTTTCTGATGTGCAG GTCGATGATGGTTTTGGGGTTCATCTCAGGAATGGGGGCTGTTTCGGGGACCTATTTGCTGGTGCTGGCTACTCTCAGCCCCTGTCCTCCATTAGTGGGCAGCAATGCAGGGGTGTCTCTGGTG gtgaTCTTCTGGATTCTCTTCCTTGGGCTCTTTTCATATTTGAAAGTGGTGATTGGAACTTTACTGCATGAGGCTGGCCATGTGGCCTTGATGTGGTGTGGAGCTGCTATCCAGGCAGGCTCCCTGGTGGGTGCCCTGCTCATGTTCCCCATGGTCAGCATCTACTACCTTTTTCAGAGGACTCAGGATTGCGTGGAGAACTGTGTACTCTGA